DNA from Triticum aestivum cultivar Chinese Spring chromosome 7D, IWGSC CS RefSeq v2.1, whole genome shotgun sequence:
TATGTCATCGAGTATGCCATTGTCTAGGCTAATGGGAGGGTCTTCGGAACCAGCAAATCTTCTCGCATCCAGTGTGTGTGGAACCAAATACCTCGACATTCTACTACCATGGATTAATGACCCCATGCACAAGCTGCTCTGGCTGTCCATCAGCTGGCCTAATTGACTAGTTGCACTGAAATAGTTTGGACTCCAGGAGGGGATGCCACATGAGGACACATGCCATCTTTCATGCTCATGGTTATGCATAAAATTCCTCTGATTGTCCATGGATGAATTCTGTCTTTCACTTGCATCACCGAGTGAATTTGGTTTGACTCTATTCAAGTACAACCTATACTTCTGAAATAAAAATATAGACAAAATAACCATGTATGAGATGCATGCTCATGGGAAAAAAGTAATGGTGGACATATGGGAACAAAAAGAACTAAAAGTGATGCACAACTTCTAATAGAATGTGCGTGTCATGCATTGTACAAGATATGCCTTACATTTCCAGGGACAAAAGGAATTACAATCACACACATGTTCGTGATCCGTGCATTACTAAAGCGTTGATTGTTATGTTCTTACAAAATAAAAGCTTGTACTGATATATGAAAAAATGTTAGACTATGAATAATAGTAATGCAAACATCGAAATTAAGAATGAGGATAAAAAATAAACCTGTAGATGACTCGCAATATTATGTCTAGTGAGGCAATCCACATTCATCAGCTCCAATATCTTGTTTGGAGCAGCCTCTACAAAAATGTCATCAAAATATTTGTTAATCATAAATGCCAAATAACCACAAGTGTTGTGTTAATGAATGAGGCACAAAATATGGTGTCTTACTATCAAGGCCGATCTGGTTGATAGCTTCTAGAAACTTGTTATGAAGCTCAATTGTCCATTTCACCCTTGTATTCTTCTGAGTAGTGGATGCACGAGTGCTCTCTTTGTTCTCGTTAGAACCATCTTTTTCATTGCTCTTTGTCTTGGAGTCCTTATTCCTGGCAAGCGTCCCAGGATGTACTCTGTGGTTGTTATCATTATCTCTACTCATGTGGCTTATTGCTTGGGATCTTCTCCTGCTTTCAACATGCTGCCATATGTTTTTGAGCTCGTTGGTATGCACTGGCTTCATCAAATAGTCACACGCCCCATGATTTATCCCCTTCATCACGGCCTTCTTGTTGCAATCCACTGATAGCACTGCATGCCATACGACCAATGGCTTAACTTTGGAATACAAACGTTCATATTTTTTTTGTCTAAGTGCTTATAGACAGAAAAATGAGTTCGATGTTTTCCAATGTGTCGTGCAAGTGGGGAAGCAAATATGTTACACATGATTTTCAAATGATATCACGACTATAATAAATCTGATGTTTCAATGCAAACTAAATGGAAAAAcattcatacactcaatataaTGGCTAAAAAAATAAGCGTAACACAATGCCTAAACCATCATCACAACATGTTCCAACTAGGTAAATCAGATCATCACATCAAACTATTGGTGAACGACAAGATCAATTACTATTGTTGACCATGTTTCTCTAGCGTACTAGATAACAGTTGTCGACCCAAGCGATGTTCTGAGCATGGCAAGCGGTCACACATATTAGTTTTTATATGTTAAGCAGTATTATCTATGGGGATTTTCTTACAATTTAGGAAAATAAATATTTGTGGTTGCACTTTCTGTCAAAAATAATGTGACAACATAATAGTTCTCTAGTTTAGCTCAACTAATCTGCACGATTTTGATATGATACATGGGTGACCTACTCAATGTATCTTCTTAGAAGTGGCACTCCTACTTTATATGCTATTCTAAAGAGTAGATAATTTTAACTACTAACAAACTCAAGGAGATTAAAGATGAGTAGTCCTTGAATAATGTCAATACAGCTTCTCTGTTTTTGGAATTGTATCACTCATGCCACCATAGAAAACATGTATGATGCAATTGTACAATTTATGTAATTGGAAGGACTAGAAATTTAAGATAGTTTAGAAAACAATTAAATATAATTTGGTCATATCATGAAAAAAGAATATATTATAGATTTAATTCTTATGACTAGGATTTTACAATTTTCAGGATACCAAATTAAATTATGTCCATAAATGCACCCATCAAACAAGTACATAGTGGGATCTACATTACATTGGAGTGATAATTACTCTTACTAAGCTCGATTACCCATATATATCTTATGCATGATACTGAACTCTAGACTTCCGCATTAATTATTAAATTTGTAAAAACAAATGTATATAGAATGCAGACGACATCTTTGAATGCAATTGGGTGATAAATTGATCGAAAATAGAAGCAGTTCCTATAGAAAAAACACATCTTGTTGCTTAATTATTTGGAATACATGACCATGTCTCTAGCATACTAAACACAATCAACACAATTATTGAAATCAATAATTAATGGAATCTCATAACTCACGTGCTAACCTATCCACGTCCATTCCCCTCCCCCACTAGCCATTCGATCTGATGGATGTATGGTTAGATAGGATCCCATTAGTTCGGGTGAGGAACCGACACCACTATATATGGATCCTGTGCTCCCCCTCCTAACTCATGTGTCGATCCACCTCAGTTCTGCTACCTGCCCCGCTGGCCATCCAATCAAAAGGATGAACGGTTAGATGAGATCTGGATCCCACACCCCCCTGCTAACTCATGTGTCGATCCACCTCCCCTCTGCTACCCCACTGGCCATCCAATCGAGCGGATGAACGGTTTGATGGGATCCCGCTGGTTTAGGCTGGGGACCCTACTCTTTAGATTTTCTCAAAGCCCAAGTTCAAAATAGTGTGCGCATGCTGTGCATCTGTATGTGATTTCATAAAATCATCCTAAAAATATAGGATCTCACATGCTGCCCAATTAAAGGAATAAATATCCTTTCAGTGTATCTTGAAGATTCAGGGGTAAAAGTACTCCTTAAAAACAATTGTACATGCAAAAATAGAATTAGGACTTCGGGTTGAGTAGTGAGTGTACTGATGACGGGCAGATCCATCTCGAGGCCGATGAGCTCGAGGAGCTTGAAGCCGTCCATGTCCGGCATACGCACATCGGTGAGGACCAGGTCGAATTGCTCCTTCCCCGCCCTGAGCATCTTCAGCGCCGTCTTGGCATCCATCACCATCGTTGCTGCATAGCAGCGAGCATTATTCAGAGAAACAAAAAGGCTCCGATTCTGATCTAATGGACCATGGCGAAGTGGAGAGATCAAGAGACTCACGCTGGTACTTGCAGTGGCGCAAGAGGACCTCTAGTACTTTGAGGCAGACACGGTCGTCGTCCACCGCGAGCACGCGCAACCCCTCCGGGAACTTGTCCTCCGCCGCATCCTCCATCGTCTGCCTCTGGTTCCCACCCATCGCGGCCATGTTTTCCAAACTTCTTCGCACCTGTCAAAGAAAACACCATCAAGAAAAGACTGATTAAGAAACAACGGGGATGCAGCAATTTAAGAACATAACCGGAAAACCTCTATTGGATAGGTCCCTCCTTTCCCACCTCTATTAAGAAACAACGGGGAGGCTTCCTCGCTGTAGGCAGAACAGAACTGCAGATTTCAGAGGAGAGCAGGACTGCAGTGGTGAGATGGGCTGGAAGATGCGGGGGTCTATTTGTAGGAGGGGAGGAGGGGTCAATGGAAGGAGTTGAAGACTTGCGGTCCAGAGGTCAAAGACTTTTTTACTCCATAATTTCTGCAGCTACTGCATTTGTTTTGGCGATGTCAATGTTTGTGTCTGCTTGTGCCATCGGCCCATGGTTCCTCTTCCATGAGAGGAGAGCAAAACCACGGGCCGTCTTGTTATTTTTTTGCTTTGTTGTTTTCTCAGCAAATGTTCGAGCACGAAGATATCATCTGAATTACAAAGGAGAGTAGTCTCTTGCTTTGTTCGGTTGCATGGCCATGGAGAGAGTATCCTTTTACTTCCTTTGACCGGGACCGATTGAGAGTGCCTTCATCGTCTCAAACGGTGAAAATGTGGTCCGTACGAAATATTATCGCGTGTttaaaaagaagagagaa
Protein-coding regions in this window:
- the LOC123171385 gene encoding two-component response regulator ORR25-like; translated protein: MGGNQRQTMEDAAEDKFPEGLRVLAVDDDRVCLKVLEVLLRHCKYQPTMVMDAKTALKMLRAGKEQFDLVLTDVRMPDMDGFKLLELIGLEMDLPVIMLSVDCNKKAVMKGINHGACDYLMKPVHTNELKNIWQHVESRRRSQAISHMSRDNDNNHRVHPGTLARNKDSKTKSNEKDGSNENKESTRASTTQKNTRVKWTIELHNKFLEAINQIGLDKAAPNKILELMNVDCLTRHNIASHLQKYRLYLNRVKPNSLGDASERQNSSMDNQRNFMHNHEHERWHVSSCGIPSWSPNYFSATSQLGQLMDSQSSLCMGSLIHGSRMSRYLVPHTLDARRFAGSEDPPISLDNGILDDIMLDEFSSYSSGTSYVDSMRDKLMETSKGKTPSNLRSYFTNTPSGRGSSAPTNGTGSTSKTETNMFNSGKTISTLSNFQTDGFIALTPMPDGGDAAGILPVQESMVNQQEPNDLLNDINAFSSDDIANLLNDDFIGEDAVVDG